One Deltaproteobacteria bacterium genomic window, CCATCGAGCCGGTGGCCGGCGTTTCGCACGCCGGATTCACGGCGGGACCCGTGGCGCCGGGCGCCATGCAGCACGTCGCCCTGAACGTCAGCTCCGAGGCCGACCTGCTCGCCGTCCGCGACCGCCTGCGCTCGCACCGTCACTGGGTCATGGGACCCATCAACCACGGCATGTGCAAGTCGATCTACCTGGCCGCGCCGGAGGGCATCATGCTCGAGTTCGCGACCTCGGCCGAGGCGATCGATGCCGGCGAATGGATCGATCCGGAGGTGGTTGGTCTGTGCGGGATTCGCGCCGACGAGCTCGAGCGCTACCTCCGGCCGCCCCCTTTCGCATCGCAGGGAGGCGCCGTCCCCCAGGCCGACCCGGGTGCGCGGCCCAACTTCGAGTACCCGGCGGACTGGCGTGAGCGCGGCGAGCGGCTCTTCTGCATGAGCGATGAGGAGATCGCCGCGGCGCTGAGCGTGCCGACGCCTCCGGTGCCGAAGCGTCGGAAGGCGGCATCGGCCTGAGCGCCCGGCGCCTCGAATGAGGCGCCTCGTGCTGGAGGTGCTCGTCCTTCTCGGCCTGCTCGTCGCGGCCTGCGCCTACCTCACCCAGCCGCTGCTGCCCAGGGGAGGGACGACAGTCCAGCAGGGAGCGGATCCGCTGAGGCTCGAGGCCCACGTTCGGGCTCTCTCCGAGCGCTTCTCCCCGCGTGGCAACAAGAACCTGAAGAACCTCAACGCCGCCGCCAACTACATCGCCGACGCACTTCGCGCCGCGGGCGGCGAGGTGAGCGATCAGCCCTACTCGTCGGACGGCTACACCTACCGGAACGTGATCGCCGCTCTCGGCCCCGAGAGCGAGGAGCGCGTCGTGGTCGGGGCACACTACGATGCCTTCCGCGGCTTCCCCGGCGCCGACGACAACGCCAGCGGCGTCGCCGGGGTGCTCGAGCTCGCCCGGATACTCGGCGCGAGCCCACCCGCGATGCGCGTCGAGCTGGTCGCCTACTCGCTCGAGGAGCCGCCCCACTTCCGCACCGAGTCGATGGGCAGCGCCGTCCACGCCGCCACGCTCAAGGCGAAGAAGGCCAGGGTGCGGGCGATGATCTCGCTGGAGATGATCGGCTGCTTCAGCGACGAGAAGGACAGCCAGACCTATCCGCTCGGCGTCCTGAAGCTGCTGTATCGCTCGACTGGCAACTTCATCGCCGTCGTGGGGCGCATCGGCGGGGGCCGCCTCGTCCGCATCGTGAAGACCGCAATGAGAGCTGCAACCAGGCTGCCCGTGGAATCGATCAATGCTCCTGGCTTCATCCCGGGGATCGATTTCTCAGATCACCTCTCCTACTGGGAGCAGGGCTATCCGGCGCTGATGGTGACCGACACCGCCTTCTACCGGAACCCGCGCTACCACACGGCGGACGACACCCCCGACACGTTGGACTACGAGCGGATGGCGCTGGTGGTGGACGGGCTGGTCGCGGCCGTGCGGGCGCTCACGGCCGGCTGATGCCACAGGCGACGGCTACCTCGCCGTCCGTGTCGAATAGGACCGTGCTCATGCCCGTCCTCCCTCTGGCAGGCCTCTCCCCCCTCCTCTATAAGAGGCCCGGCTCTCACGCGAGATCGGGATGTACGAGCGCTTCTTCGGCCTCGCCGACGCGCCCTTCCGGCTGACTCCGGACCCGCGCTACCTCTTCCTATCGCCCAAGCATGCCGAGGCCCTCGCGCACCTGAAGCTCGGGCTGCGCGAGTCGAGCGGCTTCGTCTGCATCACGGGCGACGTCGGCACCGGGAAGACGACCCTCCTGCGCGCCTTCCTGGCCGGCCTCGGCCCCGAGACCGCCACCGCCTACATCTTCAACCCGCCGCGCTCGGCGCTCGAGCTGCTGAAGACGATCAACGGCGAGCTCGGTCTCTTCGCCAAGACGCGCAGCCGAAAGAAGCTGGTCGACGCGCTCAACGCCCACCTCCTGGCGCAGCGCGAGGCAGGGCGGCGCTCGATCGTCATCATCGACGAGGCGCAGGCCCTCTCGATCGACGTGCTGGAGCAGCTCCGCCTCCTCTCGAACCTGGAGACGACGACCGAGAAGCTGCTCCGCATCGTGCTCGTCGGCCAGCCGCAGCTCCGCGCCCTCCTCCTCCACCCCGAGCTGGTGCAGCTGAACCAGCGCATCACGCTGCGCTGGCACATGGGGCCGCTCTCCCGCCGCGAGACGGTCGCGTACATGCTCCACCGCCTGCGCGTCGCGGCCGGCGGCGACCCGCCGCCGCGCATCTTCACGCGCCCGGCCCTCCGCCGCACGCATCGCATCTCGCGTGGCGTGCCGCGCGTCGTCAACATGGTGGCGCACCGCGCGCTGATGGTCGCCTTCGCGGCCGAGCGGCGGGTGGTGAACGCCGCGTGCGTGCGCCAGGCGTACCGCGAGATCGGGGCGCTGCCGCTCGCCGCCGCCGCGCCGACGTCGCCGAGGCGCACGGCGTGGGCTGCGGCCGCGGTCGGCGCCTGCGCCGGCGTGATCGCGCTCGGCGTGGTCGCGCTTGCGTGGCGGCCGGAGCTGCACCTCGGTGGCGCGAGCGAGAGCCCCGCGCCGAGCGCCGTCATGACGCCGGCCGAGGAGACGCCGGCACCCGTGGTCGCGGTGGCAACGCCCCCGCCGCCGGAGGCGGAGCCCGCCCCGCCCGCGCCGACCGCCGATCCCGCGCCGCCGGTGACGCCGGCCGACGAGGTCGAGCGCCGTCTGGCGAGCCTCGATGCGCGGGCGACCACGCGCGTCGCGGTCGGCGCGATCCTCGCCGCCTGGCACGCGGAGCCGCTCGCCGCCGACGAGCCCGTGGATCTCGCACGCATCGCCGCCCGCCGCCACCTCGAGGACCTGCCGCTGGTCGGCAATGGGAGCATGCTGCGTCTCCTCGACCTGCCCGCGATCCTCGAGCTGCGCGTTCCCGGCGCCGACCAGCCGCGCCCGGTGGCGCTCACGGGCATGTCGGACGGTCGCGCCGAGCTCGTCGTCGACGGCAGCCCCACGCCGGTGGACGCCGCCTTCCTCGACCACCACTGGTTCGGCCGGGCGCACGTCTTCTGGCGCGACTTCGAGGCGCTCGGGCCGGCCTTCGGGCACGAGTCGCACGGCGCGCCCGTGGCGCGGCTGCAGGCCCTCCTCCGCCGCATCGGCGCCTACGACGGGAAGGAGAGCGGGCAGTTCGACCCTGCGACCGAGGCCGCCGTGCTCGGCTTCCAGCGCGCGCGCTTCCTGGCCGTCGACGGGCGCGTCGGGCGGCTCACGCGCATCGTCCTCTACGCGGCCGCCGGCGGGTACCCGCGGCCGACGCTCGGAGCGCCGTCGTGAGCTCGATCCTCGACGCGCTGAAGAAGCTCGAGGCGGCCGAGGCGTCGCCCGCGCACGCGCCCGCCGTCCTTCGCGAGCGACCCCGCGCGCTCGGACTCACCGCCGCGGGCCTCGCACTCGCGTTCGGCACGGGAGCCGGGTTGACCTTCTTCCTGCGCGCCGGGCACGGACGCCCGCCGGCGCCGCCGCTCGAGAGCGCGCCGCCGCAGCCGATCGCCGCCTCGAGCCCGCCTCCCGCCGCGGCGCCGGAGCCTCCGCCTCCCGCGCCCGTGGTCGCCGGCGGGGCGCCGGCGCCGCCACCCGCGGCGCCGGCGCCGGTGGCGGCGGAAGCGTTGCCTCTCGCCGCGCCAGTGGCACCGCTGCCGCAAGCGGCGATCGACGCCGAGCCGCCGCGCGCCCGCGTCGTCGCTGCGGCACCCGCCGTGCCGCCGGTCGCACCGCCCGTCGCCCGGCCGGCCGAGCCGCCCGCCGTGGCTAGCCGCGCCGAGCCGCCTGCCCCGCGCGCGCCCGCCGCGACGGACGGCTCACCCCCCGAGGCGGAGAGCCCACCCCTTCCCCCGCTCGAGCTGCTGCCGCGCCTTCCGGCGGGCGCGCCGCGCGTGCAGGTGAGCTTTCTCTTCTACTCGCCGGTGGCCGAGCGACGGACGGTCCTGCTCAGCGTCGATGGCAGCAGCACGGAGACGCTGCACGAGGGGGAGCGGGCGGGCGACCTCGAGGTCGCCCGCATCCTTCCCGACCGCGTCCACGTGCGCTGGAGCGGGCAGCTCTTCTCGGTGCGGGCGCGCGACTAAATACTCGTTGGGCCGCCAAGACCAAAGGAGGATGCCAATGCCCGCCAACCCCCCACCGAACATGCCTCGCATCACGCCGTACCTCTACTACGAGGACGTGGCCAGCGCGCTCACCTGGCTCAGCCGAGCGTTCGGCTTTCGCGAGCGCATGCGGATGCCGGGGCCGGACGGGAAGATCATGCACGCCGAGATGGAGTTCGCCGACGGCGTGCTCATGATGGGAAACCCAGGACCCCACTATCGCAACCCGAAGCGGCTCGGCCAGACAACCCAGAACCTCTACGTCTACGTCGACGACGTGGACAGGCACTTCCGGCACGCCAGAGAA contains:
- a CDS encoding VOC family protein codes for the protein MGLPNGVHHLAIATRDIKAQIEFFTQVVGMELVALYWMHGVPNTVHAFLRLADSSSIAFVQGPEMAAIEPVAGVSHAGFTAGPVAPGAMQHVALNVSSEADLLAVRDRLRSHRHWVMGPINHGMCKSIYLAAPEGIMLEFATSAEAIDAGEWIDPEVVGLCGIRADELERYLRPPPFASQGGAVPQADPGARPNFEYPADWRERGERLFCMSDEEIAAALSVPTPPVPKRRKAASA
- a CDS encoding M28 family peptidase, whose protein sequence is MRRLVLEVLVLLGLLVAACAYLTQPLLPRGGTTVQQGADPLRLEAHVRALSERFSPRGNKNLKNLNAAANYIADALRAAGGEVSDQPYSSDGYTYRNVIAALGPESEERVVVGAHYDAFRGFPGADDNASGVAGVLELARILGASPPAMRVELVAYSLEEPPHFRTESMGSAVHAATLKAKKARVRAMISLEMIGCFSDEKDSQTYPLGVLKLLYRSTGNFIAVVGRIGGGRLVRIVKTAMRAATRLPVESINAPGFIPGIDFSDHLSYWEQGYPALMVTDTAFYRNPRYHTADDTPDTLDYERMALVVDGLVAAVRALTAG
- a CDS encoding peptidoglycan-binding protein, yielding MYERFFGLADAPFRLTPDPRYLFLSPKHAEALAHLKLGLRESSGFVCITGDVGTGKTTLLRAFLAGLGPETATAYIFNPPRSALELLKTINGELGLFAKTRSRKKLVDALNAHLLAQREAGRRSIVIIDEAQALSIDVLEQLRLLSNLETTTEKLLRIVLVGQPQLRALLLHPELVQLNQRITLRWHMGPLSRRETVAYMLHRLRVAAGGDPPPRIFTRPALRRTHRISRGVPRVVNMVAHRALMVAFAAERRVVNAACVRQAYREIGALPLAAAAPTSPRRTAWAAAAVGACAGVIALGVVALAWRPELHLGGASESPAPSAVMTPAEETPAPVVAVATPPPPEAEPAPPAPTADPAPPVTPADEVERRLASLDARATTRVAVGAILAAWHAEPLAADEPVDLARIAARRHLEDLPLVGNGSMLRLLDLPAILELRVPGADQPRPVALTGMSDGRAELVVDGSPTPVDAAFLDHHWFGRAHVFWRDFEALGPAFGHESHGAPVARLQALLRRIGAYDGKESGQFDPATEAAVLGFQRARFLAVDGRVGRLTRIVLYAAAGGYPRPTLGAPS
- a CDS encoding glyoxalase/bleomycin resistance/extradiol dioxygenase family protein, coding for MPMPANPPPNMPRITPYLYYEDVASALTWLSRAFGFRERMRMPGPDGKIMHAEMEFADGVLMMGNPGPHYRNPKRLGQTTQNLYVYVDDVDRHFRHAREAGANILHEPQDQFYGDRRYGAEDPEGHHWYFAQHVRDVAPEDMKPPPR